The following proteins are encoded in a genomic region of Coffea eugenioides isolate CCC68of chromosome 6, Ceug_1.0, whole genome shotgun sequence:
- the LOC113774235 gene encoding mitogen-activated protein kinase kinase kinase 18-like has translation MGCWTRGPIIGRGSSATVSLATTASGELLAVKSADLSCSSLLQKEKSLISELSSPYIVKYVGCDVTTENDKPLYNLLMEYVPGGTLSDQIRKQGGPLEESMIQVFAHQILQGLDYLHLNGIVHCDIKGQNVLIGRDGAKIGDLGCARMVEEGNGMAGKSVIAGTPMFMAPEVARGEEQGFAADIWALGCTIIEVATGNNPWPDMEDPLREETREPSPSPSTSDQQPPAATSTKLHFTISSCNSSNQSQQTPRKKRAEREKIFGLSVQELSLL, from the exons ATGGGGTGCTGGACTAGGGGTCCAATTATCGGACGGGGTTCCTCCGCAACGGTTTCTCTAGCCACCACGGCTTCCGGCGAACTCTTGGCCGTGAAGTCCGCTGATCTTTCTTGCTCAAGCTTGCTGCAAAAAGAGAAAAGCTTGATTTCTGAACTTTCCTCACCTTACATAGTTAAATATGTAGGCTGTGATGTTACAACAGAAAATGATAAGCCTTTGTACAATTTGTTGATGGAGTATGTTCCCGGTGGCACGCTTTCTGATCAAATAAGGAAGCAGGGAGGTCCATTGGAGGAGTCCATGATTCAAGTCTTTGCACATCAAATCTTGCAAGGATTGGATTACCTTCATTTGAATGGAATTGTTCACTGTGATATCAAGGGCCAGAATGTGTTAATTGGCAGAGACGGGGCGAAAATTGGAGATTTGGGATGCGCTAGGATGGTTGAAGAAGGAAATGGGATGGCCGGAAAATCAGTAATCGCTGGCACACCTATGTTCATGGCACCAGAGGTTGCTCGTGGAGAAGAACAAGGATTTGCTGCTGATATATGGGCTCTGGGGTGCACTATCATCGAAGTGGCGACGGGGAATAATCCTTGGCCTGATATGGAAGACCCT CTGAGGGAGGAGACCAGGGAACCATCACCTTCTCCGTCAACCTCAGACCAACAACCACCAGCTGCAACCTCAACCAAGCTGCATTTCACCATTTCCAGCTGCAACTCATCAAACCAGAGCCAGCAAACCCCGCGGAAgaagagagccgagagggagaaaaTTTTCGGACTTTCTGTGCAGGAGCTTAGCTTGttgtga